Proteins from a genomic interval of Labrus mixtus chromosome 24, fLabMix1.1, whole genome shotgun sequence:
- the gbx2 gene encoding homeobox protein GBX-2, with protein sequence MSAAFGPSFMVMQRPLGSTTAFSIDSLIGGPPQPSPGHFVYTGYPMFMPYRSVVLQPPPPPPPSLQQGLPAGHHAHPQISSLQSGFCSSLAQGLTQGMALTSTLMASLPGGFSPSQQHQDAARKFGSQALHAVFDKGQDLRHEEDGKSFMQGKESAGLQAFHDTDTQTSTGRALSKEDSKEDECGRKDESFSMDSDLDYSSDDNLTSMCHKEDGEGGGLEDGPHGHGPGGGGSGAGGGGGGKNRRRRTAFTSEQLLELEKEFHCKKYLSLTERSQIAHALKLSEVQVKIWFQNRRAKWKRVKAGNVNNKSGEPSRNPKIVVPIPVHVSRFAIRSQHQQMEQNRP encoded by the exons ATGAGCGCAGCGTTCGGTCCGTCCTTCATGGTGATGCAGCGGCCGCTCGGAAGCACCACCGCCTTCAGCATTGACTCTCTGATCGGGGGGCCCCCGCAGCCCAGCCCGGGACACTTCGTCTACACCGGGTACCCCATGTTCATGCCGTACCGGTCCGTGGTGCTGCAGCCGCCACCCCCACCGCCCCCCTCCCTGCAGCAGGGTCTCCCCGCCGGACACCATGCACACCCGCAGATCTCCAGCCTGCAGAGCGGCTTCTGCTCCAGCCTGGCGCAGGGCCTGACGCAGGGCATGGCGCTCACCTCCACGCTCATGGCGTCGCTGCCCGGAGGATTCTCTCCGTCCCAGCAGCACCAGGACGCGGCTCGGAAGTTCGGCTCTCAGGCTCTGCACGCGGTCTTCGATAAAGGTCAGGACCTGCGGCACGAGGAGGACGGGAAGAGCTTCATGCAGGGCAAAGAGTCCGCGGGGCTGCAGGCTTTCCACGACACGGACACGCAAACATCCACAG GCAGAGCTCTCAGTAAAGAAGACTCCAAAGAGGACGAGTGCGGCCGGAAGGATGAGAGTTTCTCCATGGACAGTGACCTGGACTACAGCTCGGATGATAACCTCACCTCCATGTGTCACAAGGAGGACGGGGAGGGCGGGGGGCTGGAGGACGGCCCGCACGGGCACGGTCCGGGCGGAGGAGGCTCcggggcaggaggaggaggaggcgggaaGAACCGGCGGAGGAGGACAGCGTTCACCAGCGagcagctgctggagctggagaaggagttCCACTGCAAGAAGTACCTGTCGTTAACCGAGCGCTCGCAGATCGCGCATGCGCTCAAGCTGAGCGAGGTGCAGGTGAAGATCTGGTTCCAGAACCGGCGCGCCAAGTGGAAACGGGTCAAAGCCGGAAACGTCAACAACAAATCCGGAGAACCGTCCCGGAACCCCAAAATCGTTGTGCCCATCCCGGTGCACGTGAGCCGCTTCGCGATCAGGAGTCAGCACCAGCAGATGGAGCAGAACAGAccgtag